A genomic window from Tolypothrix sp. PCC 7910 includes:
- a CDS encoding ABC transporter permease, whose protein sequence is MSVTPKSDINWQPATSPQGYVDATPNFFGELVQETLALTRRLFIQLQRRPSTLVAGIIQPVMWLVLFGALFQNAPKGLFGSTTNYGQFLAAGVIVFTAFAGALNAGLPVMFDREFGFLNRLLVAPLASRFSIVFASAIFIISQSLLQAAVIVGAAAFLGAGLPDIAGLGAIALIVFLLALGVTAISLGLAFALPGHIELIAVIFVTNLPLLFASTALAPLSFMPQWLQVVATLNPLSYAIEPIRYLYLHSNWGLGSVVMQAPWGAVTFGGALLILLGFAVVALLSIQPQLRRTLA, encoded by the coding sequence ATGAGTGTTACTCCAAAATCTGATATCAATTGGCAACCAGCAACATCACCGCAAGGATATGTTGATGCTACTCCTAATTTTTTTGGTGAATTAGTACAGGAGACTTTAGCTTTAACTCGTCGCTTGTTTATTCAGTTGCAACGCCGTCCTTCAACCTTGGTGGCGGGAATTATTCAGCCTGTAATGTGGCTGGTGCTGTTTGGTGCTTTGTTCCAAAATGCTCCCAAAGGACTTTTTGGCAGTACGACAAATTACGGTCAATTCTTAGCTGCTGGCGTAATTGTTTTTACAGCATTCGCTGGGGCTTTAAATGCCGGTTTGCCCGTAATGTTTGACCGGGAATTTGGCTTTTTAAATCGCTTACTGGTAGCGCCTTTAGCTTCCCGGTTTTCCATTGTCTTTGCTTCGGCAATCTTTATCATCAGCCAAAGTTTACTGCAAGCGGCGGTAATTGTAGGCGCAGCAGCATTTTTAGGCGCGGGCTTACCAGATATAGCTGGGCTGGGTGCGATCGCTTTAATTGTCTTCCTTTTGGCTTTGGGTGTTACAGCAATCTCTCTAGGTTTGGCTTTTGCCTTACCAGGACATATTGAACTCATCGCCGTAATTTTCGTCACCAACCTGCCGCTATTGTTTGCCAGTACAGCTTTAGCACCTTTATCTTTTATGCCCCAGTGGTTACAGGTAGTGGCTACCCTGAACCCCCTCAGCTACGCCATTGAACCAATCCGCTATCTCTATCTCCACAGCAATTGGGGATTGGGTAGTGTTGTGATGCAAGCTCCTTGGGGTGCTGTTACCTTTGGCGGAGCATTATTAATCTTACTGGGCTTTGCTGTTGTGGCTTTATTAAGTATTCAGCCCCAACTTCGACGAACTCTTGCTTAA